CCCACTCCCGGATGGCTTGCTGGCGGtcggttatgctttccttccatttgtaccaaggtggcgctggggtgacgtacccacacgtaaggcggtgagcccacgggtcgaaaaaggcacgcgaaacctgcgacctgtatcgagCATTTTCTAGTGGAAGGAAGGCCAAGTGAGGACAACTAagcgggtgggctggtccctccccctctcctcctattcttttatcaaaaaaaaaaaaagaattgtttTGAGTTTCTCATAAATTGGTCATTAATTTTTTTGTGTTTATATATCTGTCTCCATTTCCATATTTATATAAAACTCTTGCAAAGTCTTACATTTGTACGAAACAATTCTTCCTCTGGTTTTTTTGACTGAACCCTGCCAGTGTTGTAGAATGACAaatatatcattattttaagGGCAGATGAGGCCAGGGGCTCTGTGCCTCTGTCACTTCCTACTTACTTTCCCTTTTCCTTGCGATTGAGTGGCATGGGTTTAGAGGTCTGTAAGTACGAGGGCTAGAAATAAAATATCCAAAAGTTATGTAATTAGCATTGTTGGAAGAATATAAGTAGAATATTTTGTTGTCATCTAGTTAAGTTAACACGAGATACACggattaaatataaatatggaaTAGGCAGGAATGAATATATAAACACAAGAAATATCAGGGACTACCttgcaaaaaaaaactttttctttttaatttgtaACTAGCTAAATCATAAATCTTTAAAATATCTGTTTTATCCTCAATAAATTTAAGAGCTGagatttaatataaaaaatatttactatttttaataAGCGAAAGCGAGCATTGATTTTATGTATTTTTCTAGCCTTTCAATTCATAGGTAATGtgaagaaaaaatataaaataaatagccTCAAAACCATATTCTTTTGGAATAAAACGTAACACATGTTTCAAGCAATTAACTGTAACACCGATGGTCCAAATTCTATGGCTATACAATCAAGGAAGATGCCGAACTATTTTTCAATTAGCTTCACTGCTCATAGCGGGGCACTATATTTAATAAGCTTGCACTGTTATGTACTTATGTTCAATGTTGAGTAAATTTTTTTGGGTCTATATTTGAGTGGAAGTGGAGCATTCTGCCTGTTCGGTCTCATTTACTTTGAGCACAATATGCACAATAGAATGCATGCAAACATAACAAAAATTGTAGAGCTTACCTTGCTCAGAGGGAGTCCAAGTGAAAAACCAATAAACAATTCTTTCGTTACAAGGCAATAAACCTGCACGAAAGCCTTCTCCAGAGTATTGCGCGAACTCGGGTTTGAAACCATGGCCATTTGGAAACTCAGCAAAACCTCTTGAAGCTGAACGCCCCGTAAATGCGGGTTTCTTTAGGCCCAACCATCTTGCTACCACTGAATTCACTCCATCACAACCTATCAAGACCtataacatgaaaaagaaaaaaacaacagaaatagTTTTCAAATGATTCTATTAACAACTCTAGAAAGTTTATATGCCACATTGATACATATTTTACATTACAAATCATTTCATCCATGTTCCTTTCCTCTTAGAAATATGTGCACCTTAGTTTTGAGCATGGAGCCATCGGCCAAATGCAGGAGCTTAAAGTAGCCATCCTCCTCAATTGCAGCAACTTTGGAAGAGTATCTAACCGTGCCAACTGGTAACTCCTTTTCTAAGGCTTCCAACAATATAGTCCTCCTTAGGCAGCGAACTTCATGCTCCCCACTGCatcatttttcaatttttttagatTAGAAAACATAATTTATATAGGCAACCAAAAGATTCCACCAGAAAAGACTATAATTAAATGAATGGAACACATTACTTTCTCCCGAGAAGATATTAATGGGATACCTCGTTAGTGGTTTCTAGCAAGAGActgatatatttttatttgatctACAAATAATTATTGCATGATCACATTACAATTATATCATATAACTAGCAAGTATGTATTCAAAATACGAGAAATATAGATTAACTTCAATCGTCTGGTGGCTAAAGAATAATACaatgtgataaaaaaaaaaaatggttcgtGCGTGACACAATCTACAAGCTCACATCTTCCCTCGTGCCACAAATGCCAAATTTGATGTTCTCGCTCCAGAAGTTGAGGAAGTAGCTGTCAGTCTGCACACACAAAAACATTCATTAATTTATatttgtacatacatacatacacacacacatacatacatatatatctatacatacatacatacatacatacatgcatatgaatgtatgtatgtatatgtgtgtgtgtgtgtgtatatatatatatatatatatatatctatgtatgtatgtatgtatgtatatatatattgcttttcatatatgtatatattaggCATGAAAATGATATGCATTTATTATTTGATCAAgttgcataaattttttttcataataaacTAGCAACATCTATGTGTGTAGGAACTTGGGTAAATCACATGTGCCAGTTTTAGTTATAAACTACGaaattttgcaattgcttgagaCTACACATATAAGCTATCCACAATTCTTTGCATTTTTAAATAGGGTGCATATTCAACTAGTACAATTGGTAAAGTCGGTAGAGACTAATTTGGTAATTTAGGTTTGAATTATTTAACCAAGATCTTTTAATTAATATGTGGCCCATGCACCATAGAGTATTCGATGGCTTCCACTAAGAGATGGACGGCCATCAAACAATACATACCATATATGACATGGTACACATTTGTggattatcttatttgatggctaTCTATATATGGCACGTACTTGTGGATTgtcttatttgatggttatcCATCTTTTGATGGTGGCCATCCATAGTTGTACGTATAACACTCTGCGGTGCTACATGCACACTATAAAAGATTTGTGCTCTTAAATCATACGATCTCATCCAATTGGATATGATTGGCTTACACATCTAAAGTGCTCCAAATTCCCAAATAAAAATACGTGGATGGATGCACGAACAGAATCAAGAAAATTTGCTGGATGTATCCTAGGTAATAGGAGATGTATTGGATCtttgatttctttatttttttaaaaattctctctctctctctctcactctgtcTGTCTGTCTAAATTGTATTTGAGCTTCTTCGAAAGGCATAATAAATCGTGTGATCGATGCATGTCTTCTCAATTAAAAGGATTCAGTACTTGAGAACCGAataacacacacacaaaaaagtcCTGTAACAGATGACCACCACTAGATAGTTGAGATAGCAAATCgataataagagagagaaaaggtgtTGCTGCTGCTTACCCTTGTATGCGGTCATGACTCTGCCGAAGAGAGTCCCCCACCCCAAGCGCATCCAGTGCTCTCCAAGCATTGGTCCATGTGGTAATCCCGAAACCCGCCGCCCTCAGCGACTCGGACGACTCCAACACCAAGCTCCTCACTCCCTTCCTGCATCCATCTCTCAAACCACAATGTCATTTTCTCCTTCCTCCCAAGAACAATATATAGAAGATATTAATGTCACCAGGCCACACAAAAACCAGCGTATTATTGTTAATTAGTACATACCTATGGAGTCCCAAAGCTGTTGCGAGCCCAGCTATTCCGGCGCCGATGATCACGACATCCTCGATGGCCTCCATTTGATGCAATGCGAGCTGTGGATGTGCTGAGGCAGGCGAGACGAGGAAAAGAATACTTATAGCCGGAAGGGGAGAGAGAGTGGGGACTCTTGTGAGGTCATCGCTGAACTACTCTTTAGTCATCCGAACGTTAAATACAAAATTTTTGCCTGCAGCAGCTAGCAGCATGCGCTAATTAAAAGGATTGATGCGACTAGaggattgtctttttctttttttcttggacCAGGGGGGACTAATCCATACTGATCCTTCTTCTCCGTTCCACTTTATTTTCATTGGAGGGTAGACCTCCAAGAAGACCGAACCTTTCAATGAACCGAGAATCCACTAATTTAGATTCAAAGGGGGTTGTTGTCATCCAAAATGGAATCCCTAACCTCTTGCTCCGAAGGTAAGAGGATATATCATGAGGGCATGATTAGAAGAGATTATAGAGCAACAATACCCTTGCGTCAAAGATAATTATTCTGcatattataataaatagttaaataccataaatttttatatattataactTTTTGAGGGATGTTttgacttttttttcttctttttctaaaCTATTTAGGACCtaaagaaaggaggaggaaaattatggtcaacaaaaaaataaagaaatatttggTTGTAGTTTTCAAAAAAGGGAGATGGAAAAGTAGTATTCTCGTGAAAATAAGATTTCAATTTATTTccatatggaaaagaaaaacttaTGAAGGACATGAAAAAACTACTTTTCCACATGTTGGGAATTGGATactttttttccaaaagtacTCTTAAGTCATCAAAATTTATgagtaaaatttttctttttattaagtatataataaatatttcatataacttttttagaaaaataaatgctCGACCAAACAGAAGTCACTTTGTAATGTGCGACTTTTTCattatcaaaattattttttcaaacatcatatacttaaaaaattatcttttcaaaaaatattttaataaatttttattttttatgaaccAAATGAGTCCTTGCATGTGCATGGAGGGAAGTCCCGGCGTGGGCTTTGCCGAGAAAGAAATGGAAATTTATCGTAACGGAAATTCATCGAATTTTAGTTAATTTGATCACCAACCGGTTGCCCTGTGCATTGGACTCCAACCGCCGTGGAATCGCATGACGTAGCATCTTACGCCTTACGTAGTTAGCTTTGATTATTTTAGTTAGAGGCCCATGTTCGTGCTCGTACCGTCCACAAAAAAATACATATGGCTGGTCAGCCATCCCTATTCGAGGAAAGCCTGCTTGACCAGAGGTCAATAATGCTGCTGTTTTATATTTGTAGCTTGGTGGATAGTTACCATCATGAGAGGTTGTCATcatcataataatattattaaatttgtcCTTTAATTTAATAAATTCCTTTTGATACTTTGCGCCTGCCGCTTCTCTTAAAAACTGAACATTAAAATAATTGTTATAGCATTCTCATAACAGCatatatggaaaaaaaaaagtaaaagacaATAATGGCGCATGtctccaatttattttattttattttatttttgatacaaTGACCGCTCACACTACTACTCTGGCGTAGATGCAACCAgtagaatcaaaaaaaaaaaatgatgactcAATACTAAGGAAACGACCCTCTAGTTTGTCTAGAGGATTTCTCCTGAATGCTGGCAGCATACACGGCGACCCAGTCAGCAGTTCTGTTCGTCTTCCGGTATACGTGCGCGGCTCGAAATGTGCTACAGTCTTTCACCATCTGATGGAGATCGCGGAGCATGGGGTTGCCATCCCTCCTCCTAAATTCAATCAATCACCATCGCTCATGAGTCCCTCTCGAGGAGGATACACTCTGCCCGCAACACCCCCTTGCATAGGAGATGCCCTCTCAGGCTGTCATGAGCTCCGCTCCAGCAGCTGACAGACCCACGGTGCTTCGCCCTCTAGCAGCTATCAATCCAGAGTCATGGCTTCTGATCACGAAACCAATACATGTCTGCCTCCATCACCGAATGCGCTACCATCAAAATTTACTTTAAAATGGCCCGAAAGTGAGGGCTCCTAAGAGACGAGTGATCCTGGGCGTTGTAGCAGCACGAGGGGTCCTACAAAAAATTATCAGTTTTTAGCAATACGTAAAGTCTAATTTAAGAgaaaaatttgtaaaaaaatagaaatttgaaaaaaaatatttaacaaaGTATCATGCAAATAATTACAATTATTCCTACTACATAACAgttgttataataatataatggtCAGATAAAGTTTGTTAGTTAAAGTTTATTACTCCTTTTAGCCGATGGTCATTACGAGTCGCtatatctacaaaaaaaaaatagtgttatCTGACAAAGTAGTGTTCACGATTTTCAATATTTATCTCtaattaataaattattttattcaaGATATACtaatattttcattattctagatacactatGATCATTAACTTAATTATtgataattaaaaaagaaagcttGGATAACTGCACTCCTTgttatttctttaatttttctgGCAATGGTTGTCTCATGTAATTGTTTCAGTGCAACTTTCCAGGCTGAAACATGCATAGAAGCTAATACTGAAAGAGGATGGTtcatctcttagaaataaaACATGCAAGTAAAAGAGCCAGAAGAGCCGATGATCCAGGTATCCTTTTACAGGCCAGAAGCTCTGATTGGTTTGCCGGCAGAACGAGGACTACCATTCTGCAAGGCCTTGGCACCTCACCTACCGAGCTACTCAGACTTGTCTTGGCAGATCAATGGAATAACTTTAAACGGAACTAGCATATGAGCATGCATTGGCACAAGtttagggaagaagaagaattgttataaatatttttttaatctatttgaacagttttagtggataaaatttagaaaaaggaGGATCAAGAGAAGGGGGGATgggattatatttatttttcatacAAGTGCAAAGTTCACAATGTCCAAAATCAAACTGCAGGCTACGGTAGTACAAAAATCACTAACAGATTTGTAGCCGCAAGCTACTTTATAAAAGATTTCTGCTTGAATAGCTTTAAAGCTTTCCACAATCATAGTCAGCCATCTTCAATACCACTTTGCCCATGATCGTAGTCAAGAATTTATCTTGTAGGAAGCTTATAACAACATTATTGCTTTGTTGTATCAAGCCCAAGATATAAGCTACGGTCGATGTGGCGAATGCGAAGCCTGTGGTCCTCAACGTCTCTGAGGACTCCAAGACCAAGCTCTTCATGACTCCTTTCCTACAACCATCTCTTATCTATTGCCATTTACTCCTCACTGGATTTGGCTATTGCCATTTACTCCTCACTGGTTTAGGAATGCGTTTATCTATGAAGGGGGACTGCGTCGGCGTGTGCGAGAATggtagaggagagagagaactgAGGTGGAGTTGAGAGGCCGGGGGGATGATGGAAGAAGCAAGAGACGGTAGGATGCACTGAGGTCATTGCTTATGAAATGAGGGGCCTCAAACGACGTGTTATCTTACGTAATATCAGTCACAGCTTCATGGGCAGACTTTAAAGATTCCTGCTATATGCATGGAAGAGTGGGAGTCGTTATCCAACAAAAGGAAGGGTTTCCAAGTTCGACCGTGGACAAGAATGTCCGCAGCATGGTCAACCCAATGAAGAATGTGATCGATCCAGGTCGGAGCAAGCAATCGTCGACTCAATAGCCAATTGTGATTACCACCGAGAAATCAGTCGATCCAATCTGGATTTCCCCGAGAAAACATTGGCTCAACCAATCCAGCTTTCCTCCAAAAGTTATTTGGTTCTGCCGAAGCTCGAAGGAAGGACCAAGGACAAAGATTTGATGGTACGAACACAAGAATATATAGACCAAAAGAACGACACTTTTTCTAGAACTGATCCTTAAAGCGTGGGTTGTAGCTTAAATAACAAGAAAACAACGGAAACTAATACAAGAATTTGCTCAGGCCAGATGTCAAAAACAACAATTCCATGGAGCCATCCTCTAGAATGCAAATAAATTGTCAAGAaagatgagcatataaaacatCCAAACAGACAAATTGAAGACACATACCTCCGTCATAGTCAACTTCAGCTTGTGGTTTCACCTGATCTATGGGTAAAGGAGGTTGATATATGTGGAAAGGAATGGACTATTAAGTAAAATATGGCATAATTTGAAAAGCAAATCTAAACTCTGGGGCCACCAGACTCCAACAAGATTAACAATCTTTGCTGGCAACTAAATGAAAGTGAACACAAGTGAGAGTAGTAAAACTCTAAGTTTGCATCAATACTAATTTTAAATTGTAAACCAAATTTTACAAATCACTTATATATGTTTAGAAGTTTACGAACGGGTCCATCTTGCCATCCAACATGGTGAGTGTATTGTTTGAGCACctcaatttggataatttatgTAACTTGGATTAGAGATCCAGGAATAGATTTATGTATATAAATTGTAAACATGATCAATACATCTATAGAATTCTAGAATAACAAATCACCACAGACATCAATTGTGCTTGCTGTTTAGCATCAGATTTTTGGAGGAAAAATGATGCCTCTCCCAATAATTCCACTATCACATTACAAGAAAAAAGAATCTTTTCTGGCGCGTTTTGGAGCCTTTACCGATGCTCATAAGCGTCAGTGTAAGCGTCGACTCATTTTGGTGTACGCCAATGCTTATAAGTATCCGCGAAAACCTACCCATTTTGGAATTTGCCGACACTAATAACTGTCGATTGAAACTGTACAGAGGGAATAGTAGTTGGGCTTCCGCCGACGTTTGTTAGTGTTGGCCAATCTGGGCACTTTGGCCATTCCATGTCATGCCAAATTTGTTATTGCCAATGTTTTTAAGCGTCAGCAATAGTAGTAAAAGCAATTTCTTAATTTTGTATACATTATTTACCAAAATAACAAATACATAACAAAAATCATATAGATAAGAAAAGTCACatcacaaacaagaacttttcATTGGAAATATTCATGTTGTCATACATGATTACATTTACAATGTGCTTcgaaaatattaaaaacataCATATCGAATTACTAAATAAACAGTCTACAAAGTATCAGAGGTCGataacatcatcatcatctctacgagtagttAAAGTATTAGCAACCTAtaagaaaaaatatagaaactttagaagttaaGAATATGAAAGTTATTACGttataattatgtaaaatattcaaatagatttagttatttacctgaggtGCAAACTTCTACAATAAAGATGAAATCTGGTCAAGCTGAACCTACAAAGATTGTATCATTATCTCATGGCTATGCTTCAACTCCGCAACATTGGTCTTATGGCTTTGCCTTATCTGCTCTATCTTTGTCTTATGGCTCTGCCTTATCTCCTGTATCGCTTCCTCCATCGTTGTCTTGAGACTACAAACCTCTCAGTGCTACTATATTTTCtagcatcttgggtatatctGCTCACTGTAGACAACTGAGTAGAGGTAACTTGAACGCTATAAACCCTTACTCGACTATAACGCTTCGGGCCATCAATTCGGCGAAGACCTGACCTTTAACACGATTGGTCGTGCCGGATGATGATGAAATCGTAAAAAATAGAAGGAACTGTAGAGAATTAGATGAAAAGGCaggttcttttttaaaaaaatctcttCATTGTTAATTTATCGTAATCTTACACTGAAGGGTGGAAGAAGCGATGACAGAGGACAAGGAATTGAATGGAGCTTGAACCTCCTTCATCTCCACATCCTTAATCATCTTTTTTCTTGTCTTTATCTTCATTTTCGTGATAAAAACAATCAGCAAAtagtgaaagaaaaaagaagaataaaactCACGAACGAAGAAATCATGGATCCGATGATGGAGAAAGGAAACAAGACAAGCGAAATTAATTTGAAAGTATGGGATTGAGAGTAGCACACATCGATGCAAGGACACGAAGAGGAGGACTGAATTAGGGTTTTGTCATGCCCCGAACTCAGATCATGACACGACCGTGCTATTGCAAACTTAAGTATACAATAACACACAACCACTTCAAAACTTCAAATCAATTATAAACAATTTTATTCATGAATGTcatcaaatgtttcatcaataaGGATCGatatagagcttctaaaaaaatATCAGCATTCAATATTCCATTTTTTACATAATCTTGAAGCATGTCAAGCTCCTAGCAATCCTATTTATCTGTAAGAACATAAATAAATTGGTGTGAGCTATAAaaactcagtaagtaaccatgcacAATTTTACCAGATCAAGCATAATGTACTTCATGTGAGTgcattaatttaaaaaattaacggttatAACAAAGTAAGCATTTTATATAGCATGTATCCAAATCAGTCATAAAGCATTGCATGCCAATCATGCAAGTTCATAAATATGGTTGTGCATCATAAAACATTGCCATTATTCTCTACTTTGAAAACCATGCTCTCAAATAGTAGTGTagctatggtcactattattACCCGTGACAGAGCCGTAATCTTTACCAACTATTATTCTCtgttggcagggtctaaaccaAACTATTATAACCCGTTGGCGAGGATCATAATCTTTGCTAACTATTATTCCTCATTGGCAGGGTCTACACCAAGCTATTTTAACCCattggcgagggccgtatgccgagctactataTTCGCTGGCGAGGATCGTATGCTGAGCTACTATAATCCGCTAGCGAGGACCGTATGCCGAcctactataacccgctggcgagggccgtatatagcaatctgagagttcataaaccATATCATGCTTTTTATAAAACTTACTTCATAAGTAGATTGAAAATTGAATAATGGCATCACAAtatgccaaaattttttgaTCATGCTACAAACTTCatttttccatgcatctttctacatcatcataatcatgtgtacataatataataataatcatgatagatgctatttatccaaaatcatgcaatcatttgctaacatatgcttgatcctaattttcagAAACATAGAAGTACTATACAATTTCATATCCAAATAATTTCATGTAATTGAAAACAATAATATTGTGTCAGGGTCACTTACAATTATTCGCTCGCCAAATATTATGCTTAGATACTAATTCTCTAATACCTACCAATATCATTAAATTACATGTTACTTGCACattcaatttttatttatttataaccttttcttaattaaaattatttatagCCCATCCATAGGATTCAATTTCATTTTCGGGTTCATAGCCTAATTCAATTTCTAGTTTAGGCCCATGGCCCAATTCAATTTCTGGGTTAGGTTTAATCTACTTTCTGGTTCGGATTTGATTCAAGTTCTGGTTTAGGTCTGGTTCACCTGCTAGCCTGGGTCTGACCCAATTTCTAGTTCGGGTCTAATCAATTTTCTGATTCGGGTCTAATCAGTTTTCTGGTTCATGTCTGACCCAATTTCTGGTTCGGGTCTAATCAGTTTTCTAGTTCAGGTCTAGGTCATCTGTTGGTTCGAGTCTGACCCAATTTCTGATTCGGGTCTAATCAATTTTCTAGCTCAAATTTGATTCAATTATGGGTTCATGTCTGATTCAGCTTCGGGTTCAAACCTTATTCAACCTCTGATTCAGGTCTGATCCAgcttctggttcaggtctgagcCAATTCCAACTTCTGGTTTAGACCCACTTGCCTTCTGCTTCAGGTCTGGGCCCATTTGCATTCAGACCCAAAGTTTAATTAAATTCTAGATCAGGCCCATGGCCTGATTCTGTTATTGGGCCCATTTGTATTCAGCCCAGTAACATAATTAGTTAACTTATAATTAAACCTATTAGTTTTAGTTAATTTAAAGGAAGACCATGATTCGGCCCATATAGTTTATATTCAATTGAATCCTTCCTTTTAAGTTTGGACTCCTCAGGCCTAAGTTAGTTTTGGATTTAAAAATACTTGTCTCGTACCAGGGCCAACCCGTCTTAGACTCGTAAAATCAGAACAAATTGAAACCATCCTATGGCCCAATTAATCAGCACCCATGAAGACCCCTTTGGCCCCTTATTAGCCCAAATCTTGAGCCCATTACAATATCTGCCTCATGTTGACAGCCCCATGGTCCAATAGTTAAGACATTGGGCTCTTAATTCAGTAACCCAAGTTCAACCTCGGTGGACCCTTTCTATTATAGCCCAGAAAGCCCACAACAATCACAAGCCCATAAGAATCTTTTCCCTTTATAACCGATTACAAGAACCCAAGTTCAACCTCGGTGGACCCTCTCTTCCCTTCCCGATCGGAAATCGTCTTCTTGTTATCAATCACTTGGCTCACGAAAgcactctcctcccctttcatcgcttctttcttcccttcccgATTGGAAcccatcttcctcttcctcttccattCCCATGAAAACCTCCTTCCCTTATTCATCACCCCCAAAACGCagacccccttcttcttcttcttttcccctttcttcctttcttctcccgcgaaTGGGAGGAGGACGAGTTCCCCCTAACGGGAGGGGTCGGGCCGCGGCCGGCGGCGCCCGTGGCCGGAGACCGCGACCGGCTCTGCGGCAGACGCTCCCGGCGACGGTGGTGGCGGCTGCGGATCATCCACCGGTAGGCTTtttctcgtttttttttttgtttcttttctttcttcttctttctcttctcttcttccctcttctcctccctctctctctctctcctcccatgAGGCAAAGAGGAGCCGGCGGTGCTGCAGCCGAGAGGGAGGAGGTCTCGGTCGTTCCGATCCTCCCTCTCCgacctcccttcttcttctctttccattttcctattcttcctcttcccctcttcttcttctattttcCTTCTTTACTTCTTTATTTTCGTTTTGATTATTACACTAGACCGACCGAATATAATTCATGAACACGGATGATAAGAAATTTACCTAGCTCCGAGGAGCTGGGGAGAATGCCTTGATTCTTTCTCGCTTCCCGTTGGCCTTTTGAGCTCGAAGAAAATATCTTAGCGCAGTACCACGGTCAAAGGATCGGGTAAGGTTAGGCGATCCCCGCTGACCTTTAACCCGAATCAAGCTGAGTTGAGTTGACCCGAGATATTGTGTTCGTTGGATATAGAATTGACCCTTTTTGTTGTCACGTCTTATTTCCGCTCCAAAACGTATCTCTGTTAGATAACTCCTAAGCTGGTTAAGGGCTCAAAAGCTAAGCCCATAGTAAGGATAGGCCGAAGCAAGTCAGCCGGCTTCCAAGTCCAATatttgtaatattttttttggtaagcaGGATGAATTAAACCAttcaag
Above is a genomic segment from Phoenix dactylifera cultivar Barhee BC4 chromosome 2, palm_55x_up_171113_PBpolish2nd_filt_p, whole genome shotgun sequence containing:
- the LOC120105575 gene encoding monooxygenase 2-like, which produces MEAIEDVVIIGAGIAGLATALGLHRKGVRSLVLESSESLRAAGFGITTWTNAWRALDALGVGDSLRQSHDRIQGLTATSSTSGARTSNLAFVARGKIGEHEVRCLRRTILLEALEKELPVGTVRYSSKVAAIEEDGYFKLLHLADGSMLKTKVLIGCDGVNSVVARWLGLKKPAFTGRSASRGFAEFPNGHGFKPEFAQYSGEGFRAGLLPCNERIVYWFFTWTPSEQEKEVEESAMKMKQYMLSKLKHSKVPEEFIHVIEISELSNPVSAQLRYRWPFSLLWGNISKGNVCVAGDAFHPMTPDLGQGGCSALEDSIVLARCLSEALLAEHNGGAEGGYDKIKKGLEKYARERRWRSFQLIATSYVVGRIQQSDGAIMGFLRDKCLSGTMAGLLLERADFDFGKL